One window from the genome of Paracoccus marcusii encodes:
- a CDS encoding SDR family oxidoreductase, with protein MDLSLKDARVVVTAGGGGIGRAIVEAFLAEGARVATCDIDRTGLGTLPDTVFCRSVDVSDASALSAFVDDAVQALGGLDCLVNNAGIAGPTGRIEDLALEDIQQCMTICLTSQFVTIGRAIPYLRQSGNPSIVNMSSLAGRLGFRLRSPYAAAKWGVIGLTKSMAIELGDDGIRVNAVLPGLVAGDRQRRVLQARADAQGIPFAEAERDAFARTSIKDYVTAQQIADQILYLASPRGRTISGQAISVCGDTGMLG; from the coding sequence ATGGACCTTTCACTGAAAGACGCACGCGTCGTCGTGACCGCAGGCGGGGGCGGCATCGGTCGCGCAATTGTCGAGGCCTTTCTCGCAGAGGGGGCGCGGGTCGCCACTTGCGATATCGACCGGACGGGTCTGGGTACATTGCCAGATACAGTGTTTTGTCGCTCCGTAGATGTGAGCGACGCGTCGGCATTGTCCGCATTTGTCGATGACGCAGTTCAGGCCTTGGGCGGGCTGGACTGCTTGGTCAACAATGCCGGGATAGCCGGTCCCACCGGCCGGATCGAGGATCTGGCGCTGGAGGACATCCAGCAATGCATGACGATCTGCCTGACCAGCCAGTTCGTGACGATAGGTCGTGCAATTCCCTATCTGCGTCAAAGCGGAAATCCGTCCATCGTGAATATGTCGTCGCTGGCGGGCCGCTTGGGGTTCCGGCTGCGCAGCCCTTACGCAGCCGCAAAATGGGGCGTCATAGGTTTGACCAAGTCGATGGCGATCGAGCTGGGGGATGACGGCATCCGTGTGAACGCCGTTCTGCCGGGCCTAGTCGCCGGGGATCGGCAGCGCCGCGTGCTGCAGGCCCGTGCTGATGCGCAGGGCATCCCCTTTGCCGAGGCAGAGCGGGACGCCTTCGCGCGTACCTCGATCAAGGACTATGTCACCGCGCAGCAGATCGCCGATCAGATCCTGTATTTGGCCAGTCCTCGCGGACGCACGATCTCGGGGCAGGCAATCTCGGTCTGCGGCGATACCGGAATGTTGGGATAA
- the hisD gene encoding histidinol dehydrogenase, whose amino-acid sequence MTITYLKRGKSENERDQDDSRTRATVEAALRDIEKRGDAAVRAFSISFDDYSPDSFRLTQDQIDALIAQLTDRELDDIRFAQAQVRRFAEAQRASMQDIEVETLPGVILGHRNIPVQSVGCYVPGGKFPMVASAHMSVLTAAVAGVPRIVACTPPFQGQPNPGVVAAMHMAGAHEIYILGGIQAVGAMALGTETIKPVHMLVGPGNAFVAEAKRQLFGKVGIDLFAGPTETMVIADDTVDAELCATDLLGQAEHGYNSPAVLVTTSRALAEATLAEIDRLLTILPTAATASVSWRDFGEVILCDTHDEMLEVANEIASEHVQVMTDRDDWYLANMTSYGALFLGPRTNVANGDKVIGTNHTLPTRKAGRYTGGLWVGKFLKTHSYQRITSDTAAAHIGAYCSRLSMLEGFVGHAEQGNIRVRRYGRMNVPYGGAAE is encoded by the coding sequence ATGACCATCACGTATCTTAAGCGCGGCAAGTCCGAGAACGAACGCGATCAAGATGACAGTCGTACCCGTGCAACGGTCGAGGCCGCGCTTCGGGATATCGAAAAGCGCGGCGATGCAGCTGTGCGCGCGTTCAGCATTTCTTTCGACGACTATTCACCCGACAGCTTTCGGCTGACGCAGGATCAGATTGATGCGCTCATCGCCCAGTTGACCGATCGCGAGCTTGATGACATCCGATTTGCTCAGGCGCAGGTGCGTCGCTTTGCAGAAGCTCAGCGGGCGTCCATGCAGGACATCGAGGTTGAAACTCTTCCTGGCGTCATTCTGGGACATCGCAACATCCCCGTGCAGTCGGTGGGCTGCTATGTCCCCGGTGGCAAATTCCCGATGGTGGCGTCTGCGCACATGTCAGTTCTGACGGCGGCGGTGGCGGGTGTGCCACGCATCGTGGCGTGCACGCCGCCTTTTCAGGGTCAGCCCAATCCCGGCGTCGTTGCGGCCATGCACATGGCTGGCGCGCATGAGATCTATATCCTCGGCGGCATCCAGGCCGTGGGTGCGATGGCCCTTGGGACGGAAACCATCAAGCCCGTCCACATGCTTGTCGGTCCTGGCAATGCCTTCGTGGCAGAGGCCAAGCGGCAATTGTTTGGCAAGGTCGGGATCGACTTGTTTGCCGGTCCGACGGAGACCATGGTGATTGCCGATGATACGGTGGACGCAGAACTGTGCGCCACCGACCTGCTGGGGCAGGCGGAGCACGGCTATAACTCGCCTGCAGTCCTCGTGACCACGTCGCGCGCGCTGGCAGAGGCGACCCTAGCCGAGATCGATCGTTTGCTGACGATCCTTCCGACGGCAGCAACGGCATCTGTCAGCTGGCGCGATTTCGGCGAGGTCATACTCTGCGACACCCATGACGAAATGTTGGAGGTAGCCAACGAAATTGCCAGTGAACATGTGCAGGTGATGACCGACCGGGACGACTGGTATCTGGCCAATATGACAAGCTATGGCGCGCTGTTTCTTGGGCCGCGCACAAATGTCGCCAATGGTGACAAAGTGATCGGTACGAACCACACGCTGCCGACGCGAAAGGCCGGTCGTTACACGGGCGGGCTGTGGGTGGGCAAGTTCCTCAAGACCCACAGTTATCAACGCATCACCAGCGATACGGCAGCCGCTCATATCGGGGCGTATTGTTCGCGACTGTCAATGCTCGAAGGGTTCGTCGGGCATGCCGAGCAGGGAAACATTAGGGTCCGTCGCTATGGCCGTATGAACGTTCCCTACGGAGGGGCCGCAGAATGA
- a CDS encoding SDR family NAD(P)-dependent oxidoreductase, giving the protein MSANFDLTGKRALITGAGRGIGRGVAEALASAGAQVTICARSAAELDDVVATIIAAGGLADALVLDVTDVRAFATAIEASEPYDIFVNNAGTNRPALLKDVTEEDFDHIIGLNLRAAVFTAQAVALGMVRAGNGGSIINMSSQMGHIGAAKRSIYCASKWAIEGFTKAMAIELGPHAIRVNTICPTFIETPLTKPYFEDPAFRHEVLDKIKLGRVGKVQDIVGAAVFLASDASSLMTGSALMVDGGWTAE; this is encoded by the coding sequence ATGTCAGCGAATTTTGATCTGACCGGCAAGCGTGCACTGATCACTGGGGCAGGCCGCGGCATTGGACGAGGTGTCGCCGAAGCGTTGGCCTCAGCGGGGGCTCAGGTCACAATCTGTGCGCGGTCTGCTGCGGAACTTGATGATGTCGTCGCCACTATCATTGCGGCAGGCGGTCTTGCGGACGCGCTTGTCTTGGATGTGACCGATGTCCGCGCTTTCGCGACGGCAATCGAAGCAAGCGAACCTTACGACATCTTCGTCAACAACGCCGGCACAAATCGCCCTGCCTTACTGAAAGACGTCACCGAGGAGGATTTTGATCATATAATCGGATTAAACCTGCGCGCAGCTGTCTTTACTGCTCAGGCTGTTGCTCTTGGAATGGTCCGTGCCGGAAATGGTGGATCTATAATCAACATGTCTTCGCAGATGGGACATATCGGGGCCGCCAAGCGGAGCATTTATTGCGCTTCGAAATGGGCAATTGAAGGTTTCACGAAAGCGATGGCGATCGAGCTTGGCCCACACGCGATCCGGGTAAATACGATCTGTCCAACCTTTATCGAAACGCCGCTCACCAAGCCATATTTCGAAGACCCTGCATTTCGTCATGAGGTTCTGGACAAAATTAAGCTGGGCCGAGTTGGGAAAGTGCAAGACATTGTTGGTGCAGCGGTATTCTTGGCATCAGATGCCTCGTCACTGATGACTGGGTCTGCACTGATGGTGGACGGCGGGTGGACTGCGGAATAA
- a CDS encoding helix-turn-helix transcriptional regulator: MQKKHPAADVRLITKAELCRRLAASEASVDRWLRSDPSFPQARRLGPGSIRWVEDEVVRFILELTHVAYEDHGFDPNGKMVMEEL; this comes from the coding sequence ATGCAGAAGAAACACCCCGCAGCCGATGTCCGGCTGATCACCAAGGCGGAACTCTGCCGCCGCCTGGCCGCGAGCGAGGCCTCGGTCGATCGCTGGCTGCGCTCCGATCCCAGCTTTCCGCAGGCCCGCCGCCTCGGCCCCGGCTCGATCCGCTGGGTCGAGGACGAGGTCGTGCGCTTTATCTTGGAACTGACGCATGTGGCCTACGAGGATCATGGTTTCGACCCGAACGGCAAGATGGTCATGGAGGAGCTGTGA
- a CDS encoding AAA family ATPase, with protein sequence MTDRDTPKAAPSYPDWRAYAAEILARARLEEARNDAERAILLKEHGDAADDLPPLRGEGDVSYTSRRQQMMILCLAATIGSEARLKAELERGAIVAITGLPDDRSKGVRRLLPLMLPPGWQIARTEHERRRRGAVAVIQPGQTYGGSSRAQMERDLVEALTLNVPVMMLLPDGMPAGEIIGAADVPLWPFRGMDRQIAAELLALSWPGSDPAALRGLLPSDDHLAATPMLPLMLSLRSDSVEEAARVLRDTVPRPATRNTPAEEKAGALADAKAKRHAPDGIRLADLAGLGEARDTAIGIVEDLRAWQAGELSWDAVHRGMLIAGPPGSGKTELARALGREPGIHLESASYAQWQAKGHLGDMLKAMRASFAVATDQAPSILFIDELDAVGRRVGGHSSQNRSYDSKVIAGLLEQLDGINGREGVVILAACNHPDQIDPAILRAGRFDERYEIRLPDAEALAIILRQHLRSDVGDADLAALGHLAVGQSGADCAAAVRAARRVARRQKRPMSVQDLRNALVPNHLALPVAMRRRAAIHEAGHAVVMTALGLGHVKILRLSPEGGETRLRWFDADPTQDMLLHRCAAHLAGRAAEILLLGEASGGAGGTDDSDLHQATMLMMQREVSFGLGSLGHLSIGALAPTTTLLSLPGGVRQEMQRDLNRALTLALQVLGQHQPVLEGLAQDLETRGFLVEADLAVGLAPIIRTAESRHVTPEGRDDTAP encoded by the coding sequence ATGACCGACCGTGATACGCCGAAGGCTGCGCCTTCCTATCCTGATTGGCGCGCCTACGCCGCCGAAATCCTGGCCCGTGCCCGCCTCGAGGAGGCCCGCAATGACGCCGAACGGGCCATCCTGCTCAAGGAGCATGGCGATGCCGCAGACGACCTGCCGCCGCTTCGCGGAGAAGGAGACGTCTCCTACACGTCGCGCCGTCAGCAGATGATGATCCTCTGCCTCGCCGCCACGATCGGCAGCGAAGCGAGGCTGAAGGCCGAGCTCGAGCGTGGTGCCATCGTCGCGATCACTGGCCTTCCCGATGACAGGTCAAAGGGCGTGCGCCGCCTGCTGCCCCTGATGCTGCCGCCGGGCTGGCAGATCGCCCGGACCGAGCATGAACGCCGCCGTCGCGGTGCGGTGGCCGTCATTCAGCCCGGCCAGACCTACGGAGGCTCGTCGCGCGCCCAAATGGAAAGGGACCTCGTGGAGGCGCTGACACTCAACGTGCCCGTCATGATGCTACTCCCCGACGGCATGCCTGCCGGGGAGATCATCGGTGCAGCGGACGTGCCGCTGTGGCCGTTCCGCGGCATGGATCGCCAGATCGCGGCCGAACTACTGGCCCTGAGCTGGCCGGGATCCGATCCTGCGGCACTGCGCGGGCTGCTGCCCTCCGACGATCATTTGGCAGCAACACCGATGCTGCCGCTGATGCTGTCGCTGCGCAGCGACAGCGTCGAGGAGGCGGCCAGGGTGCTCCGAGACACGGTCCCCCGACCGGCAACCCGCAACACGCCTGCCGAGGAGAAAGCCGGGGCACTCGCCGACGCCAAGGCAAAGAGGCACGCCCCTGACGGCATCCGCCTCGCGGATCTTGCCGGTCTCGGCGAAGCGCGCGACACGGCCATCGGCATCGTCGAGGATCTCCGCGCCTGGCAGGCCGGCGAGCTTTCGTGGGACGCCGTGCATCGCGGCATGCTGATCGCAGGTCCACCGGGTTCGGGCAAAACGGAGTTGGCGCGGGCACTTGGGCGCGAGCCCGGTATCCATCTGGAGAGCGCAAGTTATGCTCAATGGCAAGCGAAGGGGCATCTCGGCGACATGCTAAAGGCGATGCGCGCGAGCTTCGCAGTGGCTACCGATCAGGCACCATCGATCCTGTTCATTGATGAGCTTGATGCGGTCGGTCGCCGGGTCGGAGGGCACAGCAGCCAAAATCGCAGCTATGACAGCAAAGTCATCGCAGGTTTGCTGGAACAGCTCGATGGCATCAACGGGCGCGAAGGTGTCGTAATCCTTGCTGCCTGCAATCATCCCGACCAGATCGACCCGGCGATCCTGCGCGCCGGACGCTTCGATGAGCGCTATGAGATCCGCCTGCCTGATGCCGAGGCGCTGGCGATCATCCTGCGCCAACATCTTCGCAGCGATGTTGGTGATGCTGACCTCGCCGCCCTCGGGCACCTGGCCGTAGGTCAATCCGGCGCGGATTGTGCTGCCGCCGTCCGTGCAGCGCGCAGAGTGGCCCGGCGTCAGAAGCGGCCAATGTCGGTTCAGGATTTGCGCAATGCGCTGGTCCCGAACCACCTGGCTCTTCCGGTGGCAATGCGCCGTCGCGCGGCAATCCACGAAGCTGGGCATGCGGTCGTGATGACTGCGCTCGGCCTCGGCCATGTCAAGATCCTTCGGCTCAGCCCGGAGGGCGGGGAGACGCGTCTGCGCTGGTTTGACGCGGACCCAACGCAGGACATGCTGCTGCACCGCTGCGCCGCGCATCTCGCGGGACGCGCCGCCGAGATCCTCCTTCTCGGCGAAGCCAGCGGCGGCGCCGGGGGAACGGATGACAGTGATCTCCATCAGGCAACGATGCTGATGATGCAACGCGAGGTCAGCTTCGGCTTGGGCAGCTTGGGTCATCTTTCCATCGGGGCGCTGGCGCCGACCACGACACTGCTTTCGCTGCCGGGCGGAGTGCGTCAGGAAATGCAGCGTGATCTCAATCGCGCCCTCACGCTCGCGCTCCAAGTTCTCGGACAGCATCAACCAGTGCTGGAAGGCTTGGCCCAGGACTTGGAGACCCGAGGCTTTCTGGTGGAGGCGGACCTGGCGGTGGGCTTGGCACCCATCATCAGGACAGCGGAAAGCCGTCACGTGACTCCCGAAGGCCGTGATGACACTGCGCCATAG
- a CDS encoding GIY-YIG nuclease family protein, with protein MSFSNLQPIYTIGEEDYPIYDCDIPDHWHDWADEKGYEIVERVIDRNHLYLRCDACGEHTVSKVFVLRTATPRCPHCLNDRRRRLCDAAGVAFLGADSSHDFWIRLPCGHETCRQQSLLERVAAGKTGIRCEECLDARLAAEAGARGWQVMGDDPEGDHDYLLYRHGCGHKQRIAIVNMRTGRFTCGGCSDTWTRAPSHIYAMRFGLQSGRDAIKVGFSRDPWSRLRHQLMTDPQQDAELIRVIPVTTGHDAICREKRLHGTLCALFPEAVLEQAEFAGQVKVKSELYCASIAPEIMALLDDVALRVRSLARHRARQARRQERRIARRIKNRQRRKRPAGGPQAGRGCRAGHPSPANE; from the coding sequence ATGTCCTTTTCCAACCTTCAGCCGATCTACACCATCGGAGAGGAAGACTATCCGATCTATGACTGCGATATCCCGGACCACTGGCACGATTGGGCCGACGAGAAGGGCTATGAGATCGTCGAGCGCGTGATCGACCGGAACCACCTCTATCTGCGCTGCGACGCCTGCGGCGAACACACGGTCTCCAAGGTCTTCGTGCTGCGAACGGCCACCCCGCGTTGTCCGCATTGCCTTAACGATCGACGAAGGCGCCTTTGCGACGCGGCCGGCGTGGCGTTTCTGGGAGCCGACAGCTCTCACGACTTCTGGATCAGGCTTCCCTGCGGCCATGAGACCTGCCGGCAGCAATCGCTTCTGGAGCGCGTCGCGGCGGGCAAGACCGGGATCCGCTGCGAGGAATGCCTCGACGCGCGGCTCGCGGCCGAGGCCGGGGCCCGCGGGTGGCAGGTCATGGGTGACGATCCCGAAGGGGACCACGACTACCTGCTCTATCGGCACGGCTGCGGTCATAAGCAACGGATCGCGATCGTCAACATGCGGACCGGACGCTTCACCTGCGGGGGCTGTAGCGACACCTGGACACGCGCGCCGAGCCACATCTATGCGATGCGCTTCGGCCTCCAGAGCGGCCGGGATGCCATCAAGGTCGGGTTCTCGCGCGATCCGTGGTCCCGTCTTCGCCATCAGCTGATGACCGATCCGCAGCAGGACGCCGAACTGATCCGGGTCATCCCCGTCACGACCGGCCATGACGCAATCTGCCGGGAGAAGCGCCTGCACGGCACCCTGTGCGCCCTTTTTCCCGAGGCGGTCCTCGAGCAGGCCGAGTTCGCAGGCCAGGTGAAGGTCAAGTCCGAGCTCTACTGCGCCAGCATCGCGCCGGAGATCATGGCGCTGCTCGACGATGTCGCGCTGCGGGTCAGGTCTCTGGCGAGGCACAGGGCAAGGCAGGCCCGCCGTCAGGAACGGCGGATCGCCCGTCGCATCAAGAACCGTCAGCGCCGCAAGCGTCCGGCCGGCGGGCCCCAAGCCGGGCGCGGCTGCCGGGCCGGCCATCCTTCACCTGCCAATGAATAA
- a CDS encoding MFS transporter — protein MASLRSSSIHPEIAMPLALWALTISAFAVGTTEFVIVGLLPTIAESLGVSLPSAGLLVSLYALGVTIGAPVLTALTGRLPRKTLLLALMALFIAGNAFAAVAPGYGSLIVARFLTGLAHGVFFAIASTIASGLVSRDRESSAIAMVFLGLTVALVTGVPLGTWIGQSFGWQSTFLGVVLLGVIGLIASAALVPSDLPQSTSPGLRAQARVLTSPRLLLVYLITALGYGGNFIAFTYLAPMLTDVTGLSAGAVSLVILLYGASVAVGNILGGRLADRMGPVPALTLIFAGLAVLLAAFGLALPHPVAAVAVVALWGGFAFANVPPLQAYVVQIARQVSPDAVDVASGLNIGAFNLGIALGAAVGGIVVEHLGLIAAPFVGALIVAASIGLTRLSGRLEEPTKAAVTA, from the coding sequence ATGGCATCTCTCCGGTCGAGTTCAATCCATCCGGAGATCGCCATGCCGCTGGCATTATGGGCGCTGACAATCAGCGCATTCGCCGTGGGCACGACCGAGTTCGTTATCGTCGGCCTGCTTCCCACCATCGCCGAAAGCCTCGGCGTGTCGCTTCCTTCGGCCGGCCTCCTGGTCAGCCTCTACGCCCTGGGCGTCACCATCGGCGCGCCCGTTCTGACCGCGCTGACCGGCCGGCTGCCGCGCAAGACGCTGCTGCTGGCGCTGATGGCGCTCTTCATCGCGGGCAATGCCTTCGCCGCGGTCGCGCCCGGCTATGGCAGCCTGATCGTGGCGCGCTTCCTGACCGGGCTCGCCCATGGGGTCTTCTTCGCCATCGCCTCGACCATCGCGTCAGGCCTCGTCTCGCGCGACAGGGAGAGTTCCGCCATCGCCATGGTCTTCCTCGGCCTGACCGTGGCCCTCGTGACCGGCGTGCCCCTGGGCACCTGGATCGGGCAGTCCTTCGGCTGGCAGTCGACCTTCCTCGGCGTCGTCCTTCTCGGCGTGATCGGCCTGATCGCCAGCGCCGCGCTGGTGCCGTCCGACCTCCCGCAGAGCACCTCGCCCGGCCTGCGGGCACAGGCCCGCGTGCTGACCTCGCCGCGCCTGCTGCTGGTCTATCTGATCACGGCCCTGGGCTATGGCGGCAACTTCATCGCCTTTACGTATCTCGCGCCGATGCTGACCGACGTCACGGGCCTGTCGGCAGGCGCGGTCAGCCTGGTGATCCTGCTCTACGGGGCCTCGGTCGCCGTGGGCAACATCCTGGGCGGCAGGCTGGCGGACCGCATGGGACCGGTCCCGGCGCTGACGCTGATCTTCGCGGGTCTTGCGGTCCTTCTGGCCGCCTTCGGACTGGCTCTGCCCCATCCCGTCGCCGCCGTCGCCGTGGTGGCTCTCTGGGGCGGCTTCGCCTTCGCCAACGTGCCACCGCTTCAGGCCTATGTCGTGCAGATCGCGCGGCAGGTCAGCCCGGATGCGGTCGACGTGGCCTCCGGCCTGAACATCGGGGCGTTCAATCTGGGCATCGCCCTGGGGGCGGCCGTGGGCGGTATAGTGGTCGAGCATCTGGGCCTCATCGCAGCCCCCTTTGTCGGCGCGCTGATCGTCGCGGCGAGCATCGGCCTCACCCGACTGTCCGGCCGACTGGAGGAGCCGACCAAAGCCGCTGTCACGGCTTGA
- a CDS encoding LysR family transcriptional regulator, giving the protein MAHDLPQTADLAAFIAVIEDGGFAEAGRRLGVAPSTLSRTVTRLEARLKVTLLRRSTRGIELTPEGRDLLEAAREIVARTEALSDLATGARAPRGPLRINAPVPFVLHVIAPRLAKFHARYPEIGLTVDMTDSIVDLIDAHADVAIRFGPLPDSDLLHRPLGRAEWRLVAAPDYLARAGHPERPADLGALEQVRFSSPAHINDLRFHSMAGPISPRISVTAANGEAVRQFVLGGMGIARFSDFMIDADIASGRAVELFPGQLDITPLAVCALYLTRTSGLRRLAVFLDWLTDVMENPSARNEVAQSSVHPTGALRANDR; this is encoded by the coding sequence ATGGCGCACGACCTGCCGCAGACGGCGGACCTCGCCGCCTTCATCGCTGTGATCGAGGACGGGGGGTTCGCCGAGGCGGGCCGGCGGCTTGGGGTGGCGCCATCGACGCTCAGCCGGACGGTGACGCGACTGGAGGCGCGGCTGAAGGTGACGCTGCTGCGTCGATCCACTCGTGGGATCGAACTGACGCCGGAGGGGCGCGACCTGCTGGAGGCGGCGCGCGAGATCGTGGCGCGGACCGAGGCGCTGTCGGATCTGGCCACGGGCGCCCGCGCCCCGCGCGGACCGCTGCGGATCAATGCGCCGGTGCCCTTCGTGCTGCATGTCATCGCTCCGCGTCTGGCGAAGTTTCACGCGCGATACCCCGAGATCGGGCTGACCGTCGACATGACCGACAGCATCGTCGACCTGATCGACGCCCATGCCGATGTTGCCATCCGCTTCGGCCCGCTGCCCGACAGCGACCTGCTGCACCGGCCCCTCGGGCGGGCGGAGTGGCGTCTGGTCGCCGCGCCGGACTATCTTGCGCGGGCGGGGCATCCAGAGCGCCCTGCGGATCTGGGCGCGCTGGAGCAGGTGCGGTTCTCGTCCCCCGCGCATATCAACGATCTTCGGTTTCACAGCATGGCGGGCCCCATCTCTCCGCGCATCTCGGTGACGGCGGCAAACGGCGAGGCGGTTCGGCAGTTCGTTCTGGGCGGCATGGGCATCGCGCGGTTCTCGGACTTCATGATCGACGCAGACATCGCATCGGGCCGCGCGGTCGAGCTGTTTCCGGGTCAGCTGGACATTACGCCTCTGGCCGTCTGCGCGCTTTACCTGACGCGCACCTCGGGCCTGCGGCGATTGGCCGTATTCCTCGACTGGCTGACCGACGTGATGGAAAACCCTTCCGCGCGGAATGAGGTAGCGCAGTCGTCAGTTCATCCCACAGGCGCTCTTCGAGCGAATGACAGGTAA